A window from Phycisphaeraceae bacterium encodes these proteins:
- a CDS encoding SAM-dependent DNA methyltransferase — MALKKSQLYSSLWQSCDELRGGMDASQYKDYVLTLLFMKYVSDKAASARGSLIDVPKGASFADMVALKGDKEIGDKINKIIARLAEANDLKGVIDQADFNDEGKLGSGKEMQDRLSKLVAIFDGLDFRANRAEGDDLLGDAYEYLMRHFATESGKSKGQFYTPAEVSRIMAQVIGIERAGELREPTVYDPTCGSGSLLIKAADEAGTSKLAIYGQEMDVATWALARMNMILHGHPTAELWRGNTLSAPNFKNKNGSLRTFDFAVANPPFSAKAWSSGLDSAHDEFGRFEYGIPPAKNGDYAFLLHLVASLKSTGKGAIILPHGVLFRGNRESDIRRNLVQRGLIKGVIGLPANLFYGTGIPACIVVIDKEHAQARTGIFMVDASKAFLKDGNKNRLRSQDIHKIVDVFTRQIELPRYSRMVPVAEIANPANDYNLNLPRYIDASEPEDLHDLDAHLNGGIPVRDIDALEAWWRVFPTLRKALFQENGREGYLEPRVPAHALKATVTGHPEFKAFAERVADVFEGWRGAHESALRGIKIDDRPRELIHTLSEDLLVRFADLPLVSRYDVYQRLMDYWAETMQDDVYLIAADGWQEAARPRGIVEDKARNIKETPDLTIGRKKYKMDLVPPALVVARYFAKEQAAVEALQAKQEAAAQALEEFVEEHSGEEGLLAEATNDKGKVTKGGVKDRLKAIDGEAESDEERDALERCLALIDAESEASKAVKEAQAALDEQVLARYGKLTEAEIKALVVEDKWLASLRAAIDGEVQRVTQQLTGRVKDLEERYARPLPELEREVEGLSAKVEGHLKKMGLAWG, encoded by the coding sequence ATGGCTCTTAAGAAATCCCAGCTCTACTCCTCCCTCTGGCAGTCCTGCGACGAACTCCGCGGAGGCATGGACGCCTCGCAGTACAAGGACTACGTCCTGACGCTGCTGTTTATGAAGTACGTGTCGGACAAGGCGGCGAGCGCGAGGGGCTCGCTGATCGATGTTCCGAAGGGTGCGAGCTTTGCCGACATGGTTGCGCTGAAGGGCGACAAGGAGATCGGCGACAAGATCAACAAGATCATCGCCCGCCTCGCCGAAGCGAACGACCTCAAGGGCGTCATCGACCAGGCGGACTTCAACGACGAGGGCAAGCTCGGCTCGGGCAAGGAGATGCAGGACCGGCTCTCGAAGTTGGTGGCGATCTTCGACGGGCTCGACTTCCGCGCCAACCGGGCCGAGGGCGACGACCTGCTGGGCGACGCCTACGAGTACCTGATGCGCCACTTCGCCACCGAGAGTGGCAAGAGCAAGGGCCAGTTCTACACCCCGGCCGAGGTCTCGCGCATCATGGCGCAGGTCATCGGCATCGAGCGGGCCGGCGAGCTGCGCGAGCCCACCGTCTACGACCCCACCTGCGGATCCGGCTCGCTGCTCATCAAGGCGGCCGACGAAGCCGGAACCTCGAAGCTCGCCATCTACGGCCAGGAGATGGACGTGGCCACCTGGGCTCTGGCGCGCATGAACATGATCCTGCACGGCCACCCGACCGCCGAGCTGTGGCGCGGCAACACGCTCTCCGCGCCGAACTTCAAGAACAAGAACGGCAGCCTCCGGACCTTCGACTTCGCCGTCGCCAACCCGCCCTTCTCCGCCAAGGCGTGGTCGAGCGGCCTCGACTCCGCCCACGACGAGTTCGGGCGCTTCGAGTACGGCATCCCGCCGGCCAAGAATGGCGACTACGCCTTCCTGCTGCACCTCGTCGCTTCGCTCAAGAGCACCGGCAAGGGCGCCATCATCCTGCCGCACGGCGTGCTGTTCCGCGGCAACCGGGAATCCGACATCCGCAGGAACCTCGTCCAGCGCGGCCTGATCAAGGGCGTCATCGGGCTGCCGGCCAACCTGTTCTACGGCACCGGTATCCCGGCCTGCATCGTGGTGATCGACAAGGAGCACGCCCAAGCCCGCACCGGCATCTTCATGGTCGATGCGAGCAAGGCCTTCCTCAAGGACGGCAACAAGAACCGCCTGCGCAGCCAGGACATCCACAAGATCGTGGACGTGTTCACGCGCCAGATCGAGCTGCCGCGGTACTCGCGCATGGTGCCGGTGGCGGAGATCGCGAACCCGGCCAACGACTACAACCTGAACCTGCCGCGCTACATCGACGCGAGTGAGCCCGAGGACCTGCACGACCTCGACGCGCACCTGAACGGCGGCATCCCGGTCCGTGACATCGACGCGCTGGAGGCCTGGTGGCGCGTCTTCCCGACCCTGCGCAAGGCGCTCTTCCAGGAGAACGGCCGCGAGGGCTACCTCGAGCCGCGCGTTCCCGCGCACGCGCTCAAGGCCACCGTGACTGGCCATCCGGAGTTCAAGGCCTTCGCCGAACGCGTGGCGGACGTGTTCGAGGGCTGGCGCGGCGCCCACGAATCCGCGCTCCGGGGCATCAAGATCGACGACCGGCCCCGCGAGCTGATCCACACCCTGTCCGAAGACCTGCTCGTCCGCTTCGCCGACCTGCCGCTCGTGAGCCGCTACGACGTCTACCAGCGGCTCATGGACTACTGGGCCGAGACGATGCAGGACGACGTCTATCTCATCGCCGCCGACGGCTGGCAGGAGGCCGCCCGGCCGCGCGGGATCGTCGAGGACAAGGCGCGCAACATCAAGGAGACGCCAGACCTCACCATCGGGCGCAAGAAGTACAAGATGGACCTGGTGCCGCCCGCGCTCGTCGTCGCGCGCTACTTCGCGAAGGAACAGGCCGCCGTCGAGGCGTTGCAGGCGAAGCAGGAGGCCGCGGCGCAGGCGCTGGAGGAGTTCGTCGAGGAGCACAGCGGCGAGGAGGGGCTGCTGGCCGAGGCCACCAACGACAAGGGGAAGGTCACCAAGGGCGGCGTCAAGGACCGGCTCAAGGCCATCGACGGCGAGGCGGAGAGCGACGAAGAGCGCGACGCCCTCGAACGCTGCCTCGCCCTGATCGACGCGGAGTCCGAGGCCAGCAAGGCGGTGAAGGAGGCCCAGGCCGCGCTCGACGAGCAGGTGCTGGCCCGCTACGGCAAGCTCACCGAGGCCGAGATCAAGGCGCTGGTGGTCGAGGACAAGTGGCTGGCATCGCTGCGGGCCGCCATCGACGGCGAGGTGCAGCGGGTGACGCAGCAGCTCACCGGGCGCGTGAAGGACCTGGAGGAGCGCTACGCCCGACCGCTGCCCGAGCTGGAGCGCGAGGTCGAGGGGCTCAGCGCGAAGGTTGAGGGGCACCTCAAGAAGATGGGGCTCGCGTGGGGATGA
- a CDS encoding HigA family addiction module antidote protein produces the protein MIPDKRIPTHPGEILIEEFLKPLGVTQVAFAEHIGVPLQRVNEIARGKRGVTPETAWLFSQALGTSAKFWINLQLNHDMARARPERSVPRLRRAG, from the coding sequence ATGATTCCTGACAAGCGCATCCCCACCCATCCCGGCGAGATTCTCATTGAGGAGTTCCTCAAGCCACTCGGCGTCACGCAAGTCGCGTTCGCTGAGCACATCGGCGTTCCGCTCCAGCGCGTCAACGAGATCGCGCGCGGAAAGCGCGGAGTGACACCGGAGACCGCATGGCTCTTCTCGCAAGCGCTTGGGACGAGTGCTAAGTTCTGGATCAACCTCCAGCTCAACCATGACATGGCGAGAGCGCGTCCTGAACGGAGCGTTCCTCGTTTGCGCAGGGCTGGCTAA
- a CDS encoding type II toxin-antitoxin system RelE/ParE family toxin has protein sequence MIVSFADRATELLYRTRQAPRRFPHELVAAALRKLDMLDAADALIDLRSPPSNRLELLKGQLAGMHSVRINDQWRLVFRWTDGDACEVQILDYH, from the coding sequence ATGATCGTCAGCTTCGCCGACCGGGCCACGGAGTTGCTCTACCGAACGCGCCAAGCCCCGCGGCGATTCCCGCATGAACTCGTCGCTGCCGCGCTACGCAAGCTCGACATGCTCGACGCTGCCGATGCGCTCATCGATCTTCGCTCGCCGCCCAGCAATCGTCTCGAGCTACTCAAAGGCCAACTCGCCGGCATGCACAGCGTCCGCATCAACGATCAATGGCGGCTTGTGTTCCGCTGGACGGACGGTGACGCCTGCGAGGTTCAGATCCTCGACTACCACTGA
- a CDS encoding DUF2071 domain-containing protein, whose amino-acid sequence MSDPRPFLTAEWRDLVIANFRVPASLLTPLVPRGTILDLWQAQALVSLVGFRFVETRVLGVAVPLHRDFVEVNLRFYVRRELASGSRRAVVFIRELVPRRAIAWTARALYNEPYRALPMRHLHRADAAAPTWCYEWQDGGGWTGFSAEAAGAAEELTPGSKAEFITEHYWGYTAQRDGGTVEYRVEHPPWRVWSNAAFRVHGDLRRTYGESFGAILSGTPDSVFVAVGSPVTVFRPRRLAAADLRQGTG is encoded by the coding sequence TTGAGCGACCCGCGACCCTTCCTTACCGCCGAGTGGCGTGATCTCGTCATCGCCAACTTCCGCGTTCCCGCGTCGCTCCTCACACCCCTCGTTCCGCGCGGGACGATCCTCGACCTGTGGCAAGCTCAGGCGTTGGTGAGCCTGGTCGGATTCCGTTTCGTCGAGACACGCGTGCTCGGCGTCGCCGTGCCCCTGCACCGCGATTTCGTCGAGGTGAATCTTCGCTTCTACGTCCGCCGCGAGCTCGCGTCTGGGTCGCGGCGCGCGGTGGTCTTCATTCGGGAGCTTGTACCGCGACGCGCGATCGCGTGGACGGCGCGCGCTCTCTACAACGAGCCCTATCGCGCGCTACCGATGCGGCATCTGCATCGTGCCGATGCCGCGGCACCGACGTGGTGCTACGAATGGCAGGACGGAGGCGGATGGACAGGCTTCTCGGCCGAGGCCGCTGGAGCCGCGGAGGAGCTCACACCAGGATCGAAGGCGGAGTTCATCACGGAGCACTACTGGGGTTACACCGCCCAGCGCGACGGGGGTACGGTCGAGTATCGCGTTGAGCACCCGCCGTGGCGCGTGTGGAGCAACGCCGCCTTCCGCGTGCACGGCGACCTTCGCCGCACATACGGCGAGTCCTTCGGGGCAATCCTGAGTGGCACACCAGACTCGGTGTTCGTCGCCGTTGGGTCACCTGTGACCGTGTTTCGCCCCAGGCGGCTAGCGGCAGCGGACCTCCGCCAGGGTACTGGCTAA